A part of Methanoculleus thermophilus genomic DNA contains:
- a CDS encoding V-type ATP synthase subunit F produces the protein MEIAVVGTDEFILGFRLAGVRKTYVAETDERLIEHINRVLEDKDVGILVLKGSDMERIPLRLRTTLENSVKPTVIAIGGEEGGLSMRERIKRSVGVDLWK, from the coding sequence ATGGAGATCGCAGTTGTCGGTACCGACGAATTTATCCTCGGTTTCAGGCTCGCGGGTGTCAGAAAGACCTATGTGGCTGAGACCGACGAACGGCTGATCGAACACATCAACCGGGTTTTAGAGGACAAGGACGTCGGCATTCTCGTGCTGAAGGGCAGTGACATGGAGCGGATCCCCCTGCGACTTCGCACCACTCTCGAGAACTCCGTTAAGCCGACGGTGATTGCCATCGGTGGAGAAGAGGGCGGCCTGTCAATGAGAGAGAGAATCAAGAGATCGGTGGGTGTTGATCTGTGGAAGTAA
- a CDS encoding ATP synthase subunit A, with translation MKKNTEKRTQGVLKRISGPVVTAVGLDAHMYDVVKVGNEELMGEVIKIQGENVIIQVYEDTDGIRPGEPVVNTGLPLAVELGPGLLTSIYDGIQRPLEVLMDKMGSFIKRGVSAPGLSHEKKWEFVPTVKAGDVVGPGDILGTVQETNIVHKIMVPPNLKGGKIKKISGGSFTIDETICVLEDGTEITMLQRWPVRVPRPVKEKLNPDVPLITGQRILDGLFPIAKGGTAAIPGPFGSGKTVTQQQLAKWSDAEIVVYIGCGERGNEMTEVLTEFPELEDPKTGRPLMERTVLIANTSNMPVAAREASVYTGITIAEYFRDMGYDVSLMADSTSRWAEAMREISSRLEEMPGEEGYPAYLSARLSEFYERAGRAISLNGASGSVSVIGAVSPPGGDFSEPVTQNTLRIVKVFWALDAKLSQRRHFPAINWLNSYSLYLDSLGEWYDKEVSPEWNTLRSWAMGVLQKEAELQEIVQLVGSDALPDEEQITIEVARMIREIFLQQNAYDAVDTFCPMSKQYDMMKAIKHYADLARTAQAGGATPQQIVGARSKNELPQIKFIKDYEPVLEKILKDMDAEFEAMRAA, from the coding sequence ATGAAGAAGAATACTGAGAAGAGGACTCAAGGAGTCCTAAAACGGATTTCAGGGCCGGTCGTCACTGCTGTCGGTCTCGACGCACACATGTACGACGTGGTGAAGGTCGGCAATGAAGAGCTGATGGGGGAGGTCATCAAGATCCAGGGTGAGAACGTCATCATCCAGGTCTACGAAGATACCGACGGCATTAGGCCCGGTGAGCCGGTGGTAAATACCGGTCTCCCACTTGCAGTGGAGCTCGGGCCCGGTCTGTTGACCAGTATCTACGACGGGATCCAGCGGCCGCTCGAGGTGCTCATGGACAAGATGGGCAGTTTCATCAAGCGCGGCGTATCGGCTCCCGGCCTCTCCCACGAGAAGAAGTGGGAGTTTGTACCCACGGTGAAAGCGGGCGACGTCGTCGGCCCCGGAGATATCCTCGGCACGGTCCAGGAGACGAACATCGTTCATAAGATCATGGTCCCCCCAAACCTGAAGGGCGGCAAGATCAAGAAGATCTCGGGTGGCAGTTTCACGATCGACGAGACCATCTGCGTCCTTGAAGACGGCACCGAGATCACGATGCTCCAGCGCTGGCCGGTTCGTGTGCCTCGTCCGGTGAAGGAGAAGTTGAACCCGGATGTCCCGCTGATCACCGGTCAGCGGATCCTGGATGGTCTCTTCCCCATCGCGAAGGGCGGAACGGCGGCCATCCCCGGACCATTCGGGAGCGGTAAGACGGTCACCCAGCAGCAGCTCGCAAAGTGGTCCGATGCAGAGATCGTCGTTTATATCGGTTGCGGCGAGCGCGGCAACGAGATGACCGAGGTTCTGACGGAGTTCCCGGAGCTCGAGGACCCGAAGACCGGCAGGCCGCTGATGGAGCGGACGGTGCTGATCGCAAACACCTCGAACATGCCGGTCGCGGCCCGTGAAGCGTCCGTATACACCGGTATCACGATTGCCGAGTACTTCCGTGACATGGGCTACGACGTCTCGCTGATGGCCGACTCCACCTCGCGGTGGGCTGAGGCGATGCGTGAGATCTCGAGCCGTCTTGAGGAGATGCCCGGTGAGGAAGGGTATCCTGCATACCTCTCGGCACGCCTCTCGGAGTTCTATGAGCGTGCGGGTCGCGCCATCTCCTTGAACGGAGCATCCGGTTCCGTATCGGTCATTGGTGCGGTATCGCCGCCCGGTGGTGACTTCTCCGAGCCGGTCACCCAGAACACCCTGCGTATCGTCAAGGTCTTCTGGGCACTGGATGCGAAGCTCTCCCAGCGCCGGCACTTCCCCGCCATCAACTGGCTGAACTCCTACTCGCTCTACCTCGACTCGCTTGGCGAGTGGTACGACAAAGAGGTCTCGCCCGAGTGGAACACGCTCCGGTCGTGGGCGATGGGTGTCCTCCAGAAGGAGGCTGAACTCCAGGAGATTGTCCAGCTGGTCGGTTCCGACGCTCTCCCTGACGAGGAGCAGATCACCATCGAGGTGGCGAGGATGATCCGTGAGATCTTCCTGCAGCAGAACGCTTACGACGCGGTGGACACGTTCTGCCCGATGTCCAAGCAGTACGACATGATGAAGGCGATCAAGCACTACGCCGACCTCGCGCGGACTGCCCAGGCAGGCGGAGCGACTCCGCAGCAGATCGTCGGCGCAAGAAGCAAGAACGAGCTTCCGCAGATCAAGTTCATCAAGGACTATGAGCCGGTGCTCGAGAAGATCTTGAAAGACATGGATGCTGAATTCGAAGCGATGAGGGCGGCGTGA
- a CDS encoding V-type ATP synthase subunit C produces the protein MAGVSSGSAQYIYACTRLRVRKSLLIPREDYLRMLNMSLPEITRFIGETNYRSEIDELGTSFSGINLVEVALSWNLAKEYQSILELVPGDLKHFTASYLRRWDIQNVVTILRGKMQGMAPGKIKEVLVPAGRLDKVALDRLLAEDSPERVVEALKHERFYPILERELPRAMESGSFAHAENELYKNYYARLITDAKGRVKGGDIFLKYIQLEIDIRNIQNLFRLRAGRIHEDIKELMIPGGSFSVDELQRLSTIEDREEFIDALKRQVWMVPLLNTLEEIRGKEAIHEVEVALTRVQLEQMERMSKRYPFSILPILVYLEEKKHEVANLRALARGKEAGLPGERLQGYLVM, from the coding sequence CATCTACGCCTGCACCCGCCTGCGGGTGCGCAAATCACTGCTGATACCGCGCGAGGACTATCTCCGCATGCTGAATATGAGCCTGCCTGAGATCACCCGGTTCATCGGCGAGACCAACTACCGGTCCGAGATCGATGAACTCGGCACCTCCTTCTCCGGTATCAACCTCGTCGAGGTGGCGCTCAGCTGGAACCTCGCCAAGGAGTATCAGAGCATCCTGGAGCTCGTGCCGGGGGACCTGAAGCATTTCACTGCCAGCTATCTGCGCCGCTGGGACATCCAGAACGTTGTCACCATCCTGCGCGGCAAGATGCAGGGGATGGCGCCGGGCAAGATCAAGGAGGTCCTGGTCCCGGCCGGCAGGCTGGACAAAGTCGCTCTCGACCGCCTTCTCGCTGAGGACTCGCCGGAACGGGTTGTCGAGGCGCTCAAGCATGAGCGGTTCTACCCGATTCTCGAGCGCGAACTCCCTCGTGCGATGGAGTCCGGATCGTTCGCCCACGCGGAGAACGAACTCTACAAGAACTACTATGCACGGCTCATTACAGACGCAAAAGGGAGAGTCAAGGGTGGAGATATCTTCCTCAAGTACATTCAACTCGAGATCGATATCCGGAACATCCAGAACCTCTTCCGTCTGAGGGCCGGACGTATCCACGAGGATATCAAGGAACTGATGATCCCCGGTGGCTCGTTCTCGGTGGATGAACTGCAGCGGCTCTCAACGATTGAGGACCGAGAAGAGTTCATCGACGCTTTAAAGAGGCAGGTCTGGATGGTCCCGCTCTTAAACACGCTTGAGGAGATTCGGGGCAAGGAGGCAATTCACGAGGTCGAGGTTGCGCTGACCCGCGTCCAGCTCGAGCAGATGGAGCGGATGTCGAAGCGCTATCCGTTCTCGATTCTTCCGATCCTGGTCTACCTTGAGGAGAAGAAGCATGAAGTCGCGAACCTTCGTGCCCTTGCCCGGGGCAAGGAGGCTGGCCTTCCCGGTGAACGATTGCAGGGATACCTGGTGATGTAG